The sequence below is a genomic window from Macadamia integrifolia cultivar HAES 741 chromosome 1, SCU_Mint_v3, whole genome shotgun sequence.
TAGCACTTATCAATAACCCCATTTGTTTAGTTATGCAAGGCATTCTCAACTCTTAAGTGATTGTGCACCTCTCCATAATTACAGGTGGCATTAGTCCTTGCTTTGCTTCATTTCTCAACTCATTTTCTGTCTCGAATTTGTTTTAAGTAGTTATCTTTCAGACATTCTCTTGCTTGTTTTTCATCATGGATCTACACTCTTTCCCAAAGTTCTTGGCTTCGCAGGTAAATTGCTCATTCAGTTGGAAGCCATTAATTGCAAATATTGAGGCAGATGATTTGGCCAAGCAAGGAGTGGGTAGGTCAGGGTGGACATCCATGGATTCACAACCACAACTGGATATTTGGCTCTTATGCCACTAGTTTGGATTGAATCTTTGTGATtgtgttctctctctttttctattaTCAATGAAATTTTGTTGTTGCTTATcaacaggaagaagaaaaaaaaaatctacgtACCCCATTCACTAATTAGTTACAAAGTACAAAGCACACTGATAAATCCAATTCACTTTAAATCATTCATGCAAGAGAGCCACATTCATATCTTTTGAGTGTCATCTGAGTGTCATTCAACCAAGTAGCACACTTATCAGCAGTTTCAAATTTAAGAATACTACAAAGGCACTTTCGGAACTATTAAAAACACATTAAAGAAACCAGGTTCATCCATAGATTACTTACATTTTGTCTACTACACAATCACTTTCATGCTCCTAATAACATGTcataaaaataagagaaggaTATAAAAATTCCATCTATCAATCGTTTCCCACATGACTTCCAAGCATTATAAACGCAAATTCTCGATAAATCACAAAAAGCATAAACCAAATCCAAGTTATCAAATTTCAAGCAAATAAGCATTTATTCGTCGAGAATAACAGCAAACAAGTGAAAGATGGGATTTTTTATCACTTACTCAGGGCAAGCATCAAGCAAAAGCTCAACAGAATCATCCAACGGGTGACCAAgctttttctcctcttcctcctcaagCTCCTTCAACCAGAGAATCGCATGGACCCTCTGCCTCATTATACGGTAATCCTTCGCCAATCTCTCAATAGTATANNNNNNNNNNNNNNNNNNNNtccgataaaaatctgaaattttaaaacaccattttttcgttttaaaactgcgttttgacacagaaactgaaattttcgtttttgaaactaaacggcgtttctggaacagaaaaaaaaaaaaaaaaacaatgagtGTAAGTATAAATGATTTCTAGGGATAAAATTGTAAAATCACCGCCTTTCTCCCCATGGTGTGTTGAGGACCCACGAAATGAGCGTACCTTTGCCGAGGTAGAACCGGGAAGCAGCAGAGACTGGTTCTGACTTCTAAGCAGagtagagaaggaagaaaagagaaacgaaacacttaaaagaaaaaaaaaaggttaagaaAACACATACCTGTGTTCGTATGCCTGCAACCATCAGAGAAGAGATTCAGATTTCAGATCAGTGAGGTAGCGGCAAGAAAGATTCAGATGTCAGATCAGTGAGGCATTGAGGTAGCCGCAAGATGCAAAACAACCAAACAGAGTTGAAAaattagggagaaagaagatgggaaaagtataaaaccctatttcgaTCGACGGGACGACGGGACGACGGGTCGAGTcatcgagttttttttttttttaagtggattTAAAttaaccgaataattcggtttaattcgggtCGGCCCGCTTTATTCGCATTTTAAAATCAACTGCGAATTTTaccgttttttgttttttattttttattcggaTTCCATCagaatttttcatataattcagaaaaattctgTTAGGCCGAATTATTAagtgaattaaataacaatggCTCATAGAATTTGTCTTCAAAAGCTAGCAAGTACGGAGTGGGTGCCTAAGGACCTCTTCAAATAGTGGTTTCcacttttgatttgggattatTATTTTCACTATTTGAGTGAAACTCAACAATTATTGTTGGATCCCTCTAATAATTGGTTAAAATGAAGAAGATCCTCTTCTCAAGAGACCAGATAGATTCCTTGGAAGCAGAATGGAGAAGCTTATCTTTCTTGTTGAGATATAGTAGGGAACtagggataaaaaagaaaatagtctCAAAAATGGTGTTCTTGGGACATTGCACTATTGCATGGAGCATGGAGATGGCATTTCAATCCTCATAATTAATAACTTTAAATTGCCAAAGCTCTCATGTTCATAAGCTTCAGCATATAAACCCATGGAAAATAGGAAGGAGTGGGTAGGATTGGAAGCAGGGGTGGGGAGGATTGAATAGAGGGGGCAGGGGATGGTGAGTTGCCAAGGAGGGTGGGTGGGGGTAGGGAGACCTACCgttggagaagagagggaaaagatgTCGGAGATGGAGAATAAGGGAAGAGAGTGAAGGCAAGAAAGATGGgggaaacttaaaaaaaaaaaaaaaaaaaaaaaaaaaaaaaaaaaaaaaaaaaaaaaaaactcactaaAACGAGGGCATATCAGGTTCACATACAAGAATGACCCTGGTCCGTGgatttattatcaattttctctctctttatttgatagattctaaatccacggaatAGAGATGTACGAGGATGTTcttgtacgagaacctgatTCGCCCTCGTTTTAGTGAGTGAGATAAAATAGTAAATGTTAAAAATAGAATTCAAATATGATTACAATTTGATGTTCGAATTACTTTGATTACAAATAGATTACCCCTTaattaaaattgagaagaacATAGAGAaggtaagaaaaatcaaaagaaagaggagatgaAGTAGAATCTACAACCACATCTTCTTAGTTGcctcatttgaaaaaaaaaatggagccaTAAGAGTGTCAATTTGGAACCAAGATCGACCATTTAAAATTTATTCAATGGAATCAAAGAAGTATATGTATAGTTTTAGTATGTGCAAAAGGAATCTTTATTCGTTCAATACAATATCTATTTCTAAGGTAAAACCATTCACTACATACCGAATTACACAGAATTGTTCATTTTCATATCAAACCGAGAATACATGGATTGAGATGCCAAATTTACTCTTAGTATCCCGCATCTATGCTTTTGAGGTCTTGTGGCTAAATGCTCGTCCCGCACATTGAGGCAACATTTGACAATGTTCTGTTtctgttgtttatgccctttcttgttctcagaaacggagaaacaccataaaaagcgtttgataaagttgttccgtttcacttgtttctagaaacataaatcaaaattgatgTCAATTTACAATTCTATAAACGACTTTAACGAAATAAGCCCATTTTAaagaatttgagaggaaaaagagGTTGTGCCCTATAAATCTCCCAACcatttaaatctaaaaagagacaaccgaactttctctctcttttgggcatccgatgatactattgaattttttaatgatattatgtctacaaaaaatgtttcaaaaaacaTAGATCTATTGTGAATGTCTACATAGGAAAGGCAACGCTAAGGTGTGTGCTCGACACTTTGGAAGTATCTATTGATGGAACAAGGACTCTAGATGATCAAGAACGAAGACGTGTTGATGTGAAAGCCCTTGGGATTAATGAATGTAATTTTGTGCATGAGCCTATGCTGACAGGATTGATTGAGGTAGATAGTGAACCCATATTTTTAAGTAATGGGCTCATGAGAAGATCTTCCATTTTGtttagaattttccttttcataatGTAACCAATTTCTACAGCTGCTTAGATGTCCTACGATACTGTAGCCTCCAGGACTTACTCTCCCTCTTTTATACAGCACCAAGAGGGAGAAGACAAAGTCCTTACAACTAGTACTCTGTTGAATACTTATAGGCCTAGGACACATAAATTTCTTATCTGGAAACAATTGGAGAGGCAACAACAATGGAAGCGTGGGATGAGGCATCATACATGAGACACATGCATGAGGTCATGTcaaagggagagaagagagatggataCAGTGTGCCCaatcttttttcttatattttattatgtttgtttaaaatctactggaaacataatttttttaatttactcATACCCCACTTTTCTAGTGTACAATTGAAGAAAATAAGCCTtttatatataggaaaaaagaaCCATGAAGGATAGGAATGTGCGCCCCCATTGAAGTCAAAAATTTCACTCTTGTTGATACTTTCATGTACACTTTCATTGGCCCCCATACTATGCAGATGACATGATGTCTTTTAGGAAACCTTCACCCTACATTATATTAGGGGAAAAAGGTTGGGCATACTCCCCAAGTACCGCAAGCTAGCACCCAATGTTTCTATCTCTTTTacccttttgaaatgacccaTGTGTCCCTCTTGTATGATGTCTCGTCTCATGTCTCCATTGGTGCCAGCCATTAGTTTGCAGCATGCAAGTAGTGTGCCCATCTCTTTCCCATTATATCATATTGGGATTTAGTTCCCTATGTTGCGTAAGCTCGAGCCTCCATGTGTTCACCTCTCTCCTCCTACAATAGGCAGCAAATGTTATTTTATAGGAGGGAGGAGATAGATAGACATAGAAGGCATTAGCATACACTACACAGCTTGGTtgtgttctttttcccatattgaAAATTGGTTAAATTTGGAAATTAGACAACATAGGTGACATATACATAAAAATTGGATACCACAAAACACTGTCTCTTTATCCAAAAATAGAGGAAGCCATAAAAGTGTTTTGGGTACCTAAGGTAAGTAATTATATGATATCCATGAAAATTTGGGTTTCTCCAGTTCAACTAGTATCATATGAATTTCTACGTAAATCAAAACCAAGGAAATCTTTAAATTAATGACTCAAATCCATTGTCTAATTCTACTCAACGGACTATGGAGGTACTTATGGTATAATGGGTGAATTTGGCCTTTCGTAATAAAGCGATTAATGGAAATACCATGAAATAACTTATTAGTAGATTAATAGATCACTTCAGAATGATGGAAAATCAACCCATCCTTTTGGAATATCTTGCATATTGTACattgaaaaaccctaaaaaaaaaaaaaaaaattgattctcacttttttttccttattttgggTTATTTGGTTCACTTTCTAAATCACTTTCCAGTAAAAATAAGGCTCAAAAGGCCTTTTAAAAAACCACCAATAAACTTCACGAAGACACATGGTTAGGAAATTTGGATTTAGGAATTATTCGGGTAGAGAATTATTCAGTATTTTATTAATATTAGAATTCagtaaaaaaaagggtggggggaATAAAATTCGTGATGATTTGCATTTGGAAATTAGTTGTTGACCTATAAAAAATTTGGAcgaaaaattcagatttttgtttttaatatttattgcACTTATTTCACATGCCTTATATTCTTAGGACTATTAACATAAATAGATAGGTGTGATGGTGTGGATCGTATATTAGGTGTGATGGTGTGTCGTAAGAATTATAATAAATTTAGTGTGTCAACTGTGCCGATCAAAAGTATAGGTATGATGTATGGGTTGtatataaattataataaattgGTGTATCAATGATGATATACTTTTATACATGTGAAGTTGTGAACTGGGATTGACATAATGCatatagggttgggttgagccAGGTTTGGCCCAAAGCCTTAGCCCAAGCCTAGCCTGGCCTTGCCTCGGGCTTCAAATTCCCAACCCAAGCCCGCTTTGGGAGTTGAACAATTCAGCCCAGACCCTCTTCAGGCTTGGTGTGGGTTTCCTGGCCGGGCCTTTTTTGACAACCCTAATCATCACTATGCCCCCACCACCACAGCCACCCACACCTCTCCACCACTCTACCCCGCCCCCGCGCCCGCCGCCACCACTTTCTCCCAAAGAAATATAGAGAATCTATTATCAAACTAccaaatgaatttcttattcttgCAATATTTCAAATGACACATTGAAAACAATTTCATTTCCTTGAGAAAAAATCTATATATTGAATATTtcatgaaatttcaaaattgaaatagaaatcatacaaaTCTAGCTTAAGGTTTGATTCACCCATGGAGTAATAGCAACTACCTAGAGCAATTGGTGCAGATGTGGTATACAAAGCCCacctcactaggaggtctcgatTTCGAATCTCTTGGCTGTTACCTTCCCCTCCCTATCTAtatggggggaaaaaaatcaacTATGGAGTATAATACTAAGTTTTCAGAGATACTCTCCTCACCATGGATCTAGAAAAGTTTGAGAAAGCTTCATCACTCAGAGGCTGATTTGGTGGTTTGGAAAGATAACTTTACTCAACAACTTACCACAAGGCTCTGTTTgcttgcaaggggaatttaaagtgaagggaagtgaaattttcatacttaaaaagaaatgtttataatcattgcCCCATGTGATTaaatgtgattatataaattacttgatttttttaaccatatttggtaatgatacatttcaaatgtaatttttattttacatattatagcaaagggttttcgatgtaaagtaaagtgaaattttataaccaaatatggaatgatttgaagtaatgatatagtcacatggggtaatgattacatatatttctattttaagtataaaaatttcactttccttccctttaatttttcttgcaaccaagCATGGCTTAAATCAGCATGAGAGCTAATTTGTATTAAAGCcaaaagagtcaattggattgAAAATATTTCAAGGCATGGAGATGTATTACAAATGCTTTGCCTTGTGTCTTTCCACCCATTATAGAATTAGTTTCACATCAGTTTTATTTTAGGTGCCTAATGTCTCCCTACACTTGAAGAGTTCTCTCCTCTAGATCCTTAAATTAAGGTTTTGGATTGGTCCTTCCAACAAGATTCCCTCTCCTTCCCCTCCTTGGATGGTCCCAAGACCTTTATCCTTCCTTTCATTTCCTGTTCCACGTAACCAAAAACAAAAGCGCTCAAAGGAAAAGCAACCCACCCAAAACAGAATGATTGAGGACCAAAGATGGAACAAAGTAAGGTCCATGTATGGAAAAGACCCACCAAGGCCCACTAAAGAAGTAATGGCCTACTTGAGTGAGAGGCAGGCAACAGTCGCTGCGTCAAAATCATCTACGGTGAAGCAGTGAGGTATATGGCCctcccagccattggatgctcactaTACTTCACCGTTCATTGTAGACAATTTGGGCTCATAGTCGCTTGCAATCATGTGTCAAGTTTGCGGCTTTTATTTGGGTGCAAATAGACTCTCATGTGTAAGAGCTTGCTAATAAACAAGATTGGTGAAAAAAAGTTATAactttacatatatatatatatatatatatatttatttatcctCTGAAGATAGCACACTTATCTTTTCCAatgaataaatatttttatttcatataaaACAATACACCACAATAAAATAATGAcaagttattttcaaattattataAGTACCCTATTTTAACTTTTACTTAAAATaacttatgaaaataaaataagaggtaatcaaaagaaaattacaatttctCGATTCACCACTTTGGTGAGAAGTTGtaccctaaaataaaaaagaacaattacaaaagagagaagttttccttcaccacacAATTGAAAGAACAATACCCTCCACCTCCCAACCCCTCTTGTCATCTAGTGGTTCTGATTGCCAACTTAATATGCCAAATAACACAAATAAGATGTTAGAATCGCCTTCCAATGttaattcaaattcaatatgtATCTTTGATTAATTTCCTTCCCTTAAGTCCCACTCCAAcaatgaaactttttttttttttgggtgaatccTACAAACTTAACTACATCTCAAACTTAATCCTCAATTTTGAAAAGGAATGATAactgtttttcctttctttcaagAAATTAACTATTTCCCTACCAAAAAGCAGGAATCCTACAATGAAAGTTATCCCAAGAAAGTAGTcagaaatatttataatcaacCACCCTCAAAAACCAACTCCATTTGACAAGGTATGACATGGTACATAGGGAAACTAATAGCCTAttacctccttttttttttttggtagaaacctAACACCTCCTTTACAGCTACACAAATTAGTATATAATGAATAGCTTGGAATAGTACTTCTCAAATAAAATGGAATGCCTTCTAAAAGCTAAAGGAATAATAACATGTCACATGAAGCCAAGCAATTACATATAAAACTATTTTAAAAAGGATGATTaaactatgaaaattttataactgCTTGATAATGTGAGTACATGGTACCTAACAAATGTACAAATTAAATCATATCATATCACTACCAAGTCATAGATCAACCGGAATCAATAACCAAGTTCCGGCGAAAATGCCGGAAAAGGCAATAATCAATGACTTAATCTACCCTATATATCTCTTGTCATGATCATCAACTCCCAATTATTAATCTCAAAATGTTGTTCTCAGGCTTCTTCCAGTAAAACCCTTGTAGAAAAATAGGTACAACATTGCTAGCTGCAAGGATAAAAATCAACAATGCATGCTTCCCCAACAATTCCATCACCATTGTTGGCCGCCGCCACCCATAAACATCCACTAGCATATAAGTTCCGGCGAGGAAAATTCCGGCGACACCGGTTGTTACACACATGTAACTTAAACTGTAAAGGGCCTTATTAAAATGCATCCCAGAAAGATTCAACATAAATCCAAATACTACTAGAATTGATGCAGGTATCATCCAATTTAAAACCCTCTCCTTGTGTTCTCTAAAATGCACAATAATATGCCCAAAATGTAACCCAATTAAGCAACTAACAATCCCCATTACTGAGCTTAACAGACCTTCTGGATCAAATGGAGCTTGACACCATGAAGGTGCATTACTAGGAAGTGGCCCATAATCCGGCGAATTGATACTGCATTGCTCCGTTCGAGCATATACTGGTTTTGAATATAAATGTGGAATCCCTAATAATCTCCGGTCGATCATCCCGGCGGCATTGCAAGCAGGTCCAGTGTCACCCCTAACTCCACAATTCACTTTAAATGTCTTCAATGAACCCTTCTCATTAATCTGAAATTCCCAATCAGGTACATATAGGTAATATAGTAAAATCAGGTATATTGTACTTAAGGTAAAGGCCACAATCCATTGAAAACGATATCTTAACAGATGAGATGCCCTAGAATTTTCCATGTCTTCTTCATTACTCTTCAGCCATATCTCACATAATGCAGATACCAAATAGGCAATTGCAATTCGTTGTAATATACCCATTAACCTAATTTTGGTTAAGTCGACCCCATAGCTAAGATCAAAAACCCTATGAAGGTAACCTCCTTGGAGAAGTAACCCTAGTAATGATAACTTCATTGCCCGAAGAATTGACTTCTTTGTTGCAGTACACCGGAGCTCCGGCTTCTTATAAGCAAGTGCAAGTGAAACTCCGACGATAAATAAGAAGAATGGGAATACAAAATCTGCAAGAGTGATACCATTCCATGGAGAGTGATTGATCACCGGAAATAGACCGCCGGCATGGTCCACGAATATCATCGTCGCGACTGTAACACCGCGAAAAACATCAAGCGACGCGAGGCGCTGTGACTGATGTTTCTTGGAAGTTGAAGCTGTGGATgcatctcctcctcctcctcctccttctatGTCTTTAACTGTGTAGGTTTTTCTAGAATTCGGATTGTCTTCTCCCTTGATAAGCTCATACATCGtcttcatctctttctctctcaagactgaatcatgaagagaaaacgttaaagaagagagatatatataaagagtgaagagaagagaatgaTAGAAGAACCAAAGAAGAATGTTGAAGCAAAGAAAGCTTTCACTTCTAATGTAAGCAAAACTCTTACCGGCACGAAACTTATGATTGGCTCATTAAGAACACTTCTAGTCTTCAACTCCACGTAAAATTCCAATTCCTATTCCTATTGTCCATAAATATCTCTGTTATCAGTTATGTTCAAAATACTCTATAATTTTGCCACTTGTAGGAACCACCACCTTTTGCTATCAGGCAAATATTGAATAACAAGAGCACTAGATCCTTGGATtggtatcaaattttttttttttgggtgatggAGTTGGGGAGAGGGGTAGGTGTAAAAGGTAAGGATTTCATAGGCCATAGACCACATAAGAAAATGGGTAGCTAAGGAAAGGGATCTCTTACTTCATTAGCCAAACAAAGAGAGCAAAGGAAAGAGAGTCCTAACCGGCCAACTTACCAATTTAGATACcactaattatatatatatatatatatatatataattaattatatGTTAATTCAGCATATGGTACCCATAACCTATCATACAtagtcaatttttttattattttttttattttttattttatttttttgaggtgGAACCATAGTCTACTCAAATTATAAAATATCCCCATGGCGCACTCAAATTCGTCAATCCCAAAAATTAAATTACTCTTAGTAAAACATGCTATAATGAGATTTTACCCGTGTATGAGTTTTTAGCTTAGTAGGAAGTTGTTAGACAGTAAGTCCAAGGAAGGTCGATGGTTCGATCTTCTTATGCATCTTCAACATTTCTTAATATAACAGTAAGTAGGTTAGTAGTTATTAAATGTGTGGTGGAGTGACTGCTTTTAGGTCCCCCTATCtgactcaaaaaaataaaataaaaatacataaaaaaaaaaaaaaaaaaaaaggtagaagaagaaagaagaagtaacGATGGCCTGTCAAGATAATCCAAGTTCATCAGTAATATTTCTTGGGTTTCTCAGGCTGGGTTGGGCTAGGCTAAGTTATAAACTTTTGCACCATACATCAAACTTTTATATGACCACTTGGAAAGTTCAAATCTAAGTGAAATTGAAAGGACCTCCGGACGGAAAGATCAAATTAAGTGTCAGATCATTCAAACTGTTAACCGATTTACACTCTATTGTGGAAAATATGTTAGGCTTATACATCAATCTAAATTGAAAAAACTCATTTGAATGGCCCAGCTTTGGTAAGCATACCAAAGTGGCCCTTTTTGTTATGCCATATGGAATGATGATTGATAATTCCGGCAACTGGACAGATAGTACTAGTGTAGATTCGCTATGTGTCAAAATTTCAGAGtataatttaattaaataactTCTCATGCATTGGCAGGCATATATATGTATGTTCATGCAAGTCTATGGTACTCTAGCAACTACATcatttacaaaaaataataatatatatatactatctttttttttttttttagtgtttacTAACTGCCTTATATTAATTCCTGGATTTTCAAATCTCAATTTTTCCATTTGATAAACTTTGTATGGACTAAAATTATACAGATACATAAGGGCCTAGGGGTCTAGCAATCCACAAAATTTGTTCCCATCTTATTTGCCATATGTTAGATGTTTAGGCTGCCTTGATGAGCTTCTCAAGGTGTGCCCGTCCAATATTATAgcaaataactttttttttttttgatagattatAGGTAACTCAGCTAACTACTATGACTATCAAGATTGGATTTTTCACTAAGGATGCAAATGCATAGGTAAAATATTGGTATTTGTAtcagatattaattcaagaattgGAAGACAACTGCTTGCTCAATTGGTTGGTGTCTTTTCGATAAAGTGTAGGCCCTCAGAAAGGTCCCTCCTCCAATTTTCTCCTCTCTTGTAGTTGTCATTAAGTAAGTAATGCCCAATTGGGCAATTAGAAAGGGtagaccaaaaataaataaagtattgATATATCCGTTATGATTTTACTATAAAGTTTTGAAGTACTATTTATTGGTTATACTTAATGCGTGTCATATATTTATATTACTTATTTTATATAAGAGAGGGTTCTCTGAACAAGCAGGATATAGAGGAGCACGTCAATGAGGTGCGACGAAACGATATTTTACAtgagaaaataatgaaatcatttcattttagaaagagatatataataaaaataaatacttaTTTTCCTCTAAGAAAATAATTTGGATCATGTTGGATGAAAAACGTGATGGAACAAGTTCAAAGAGTGGGAATGCTAACCTCCTTGCATACACTATTGATCACAGGTATTGGCACTGGTGGCTACCGATGTGGATCAACCAAGCA
It includes:
- the LOC122083961 gene encoding heparan-alpha-glucosaminide N-acetyltransferase-like; the protein is MKTMYELIKGEDNPNSRKTYTVKDIEGGGGGGDASTASTSKKHQSQRLASLDVFRGVTVATMIFVDHAGGLFPVINHSPWNGITLADFVFPFFLFIVGVSLALAYKKPELRCTATKKSILRAMKLSLLGLLLQGGYLHRVFDLSYGVDLTKIRLMGILQRIAIAYLVSALCEIWLKSNEEDMENSRASHLLRYRFQWIVAFTLSTIYLILLYYLYVPDWEFQINEKGSLKTFKVNCGVRGDTGPACNAAGMIDRRLLGIPHLYSKPVYARTEQCSINSPDYGPLPSNAPSWCQAPFDPEGLLSSVMGIVSCLIGLHFGHIIVHFREHKERVLNWMIPASILVVFGFMLNLSGMHFNKALYSLSYMCVTTGVAGIFLAGTYMLVDVYGWRRPTMVMELLGKHALLIFILAASNVVPIFLQGFYWKKPENNILRLIIGS